From a single Nitrogeniibacter mangrovi genomic region:
- a CDS encoding HD domain-containing protein, whose protein sequence is MTPDESLLSTFIAARLDADPAHDLAHVQRVVDTARRLAQAEGADLEVVIPAAWLHDCVSLPKNHPERHLASRQAAAMARDFLREHGVTEPRLGAIAHAIEAHSFSAGIAATTLEAQVVQDADRLDALGAVGIARCLLTGGAIGRPLYAPDDPFCVQREPDDAHFCIDHFYRKLFAIGATLHTASARTEAAGRLTFMRQFLVQLGLETGHSPAID, encoded by the coding sequence ATGACACCCGACGAATCCCTCCTCAGCACCTTCATCGCCGCCCGGCTCGACGCCGATCCGGCCCATGATCTCGCGCATGTCCAGCGCGTCGTCGACACCGCGCGGCGGCTGGCACAGGCAGAAGGCGCGGATCTCGAGGTCGTGATCCCCGCCGCCTGGCTGCACGACTGTGTGAGCCTGCCCAAGAACCATCCGGAACGCCACCTCGCGTCGCGACAGGCCGCCGCCATGGCGCGCGATTTCCTGCGCGAACACGGCGTCACCGAACCCCGCCTGGGCGCCATCGCCCATGCGATCGAGGCGCACAGCTTCAGCGCCGGCATCGCCGCGACGACGCTCGAAGCGCAGGTGGTCCAGGACGCCGACCGGCTCGACGCCCTCGGGGCCGTGGGCATCGCCCGCTGCCTGCTCACCGGCGGCGCCATCGGGCGGCCGCTGTACGCACCAGACGACCCGTTCTGCGTGCAACGCGAGCCGGACGACGCCCACTTCTGCATCGACCACTTCTACCGCAAGCTGTTCGCCATCGGCGCGACCCTGCACACCGCCAGTGCCCGGACCGAGGCAGCCGGGCGGCTGACCTTCATGCGCCAGTTTCTCGTACAGCTCGGGCTTGAAACCGGCCATTCCCCGGCCATCGACTGA